The following are from one region of the Hydrogenophaga sp. BPS33 genome:
- a CDS encoding 2-hydroxychromene-2-carboxylate isomerase, which yields MGRTVDYYFVPQSPWTYFGHERFAALLRETGTQVRVLPMDLGRIFPLSGGLPLPKRAPQRQAYRLLELRRFSEALGIPLHPEPRFFPVAGDPAARLITAVAMHDGDAAAMRLTGAVLAAVWAQQRDIASLEVLAQLLDETGLDAQRLQQSQQADVQARYEAQTQAAIDLQVFGAPSYVIDGELFWGQDRLDFVARKLRA from the coding sequence ACAGTCGACTATTACTTCGTTCCGCAAAGCCCCTGGACCTACTTCGGGCATGAACGCTTCGCCGCCTTGCTGCGCGAGACCGGTACCCAGGTGCGCGTGCTGCCCATGGACCTGGGCCGCATTTTTCCGCTCTCTGGTGGCCTGCCGCTGCCCAAGCGCGCGCCGCAGCGCCAGGCGTACCGCCTGCTCGAACTGCGCCGCTTCAGCGAGGCGCTGGGCATCCCGCTGCACCCCGAGCCGCGCTTTTTTCCCGTGGCAGGCGACCCCGCCGCGCGGCTGATCACCGCCGTGGCAATGCATGACGGCGACGCCGCGGCGATGCGCCTGACGGGTGCCGTGTTGGCGGCGGTATGGGCGCAGCAGCGCGACATTGCCTCGCTGGAGGTGCTCGCACAGCTGCTGGACGAAACGGGCCTGGATGCGCAACGGCTGCAGCAGTCGCAACAAGCGGACGTGCAGGCGCGCTACGAGGCGCAGACGCAAGCGGCCATCGACCTTCAGGTGTTCGGTGCGCCGAGTTATGTCATCGATGGCGAATTGTTCTGGGGCCAGGACCGCCTCGATTTCGTGGCGCGCAAACTGCGCGCTTGA